A part of Streptomyces sp. DSM 40750 genomic DNA contains:
- a CDS encoding GH39 family glycosyl hydrolase, with protein sequence MGRHGWNSGDRRWRLTALLGVGAAVLALIVTLLNTLPGNGGSTAGTSPDGDKVHGTPATPSEATGPDVGWGFTHTQFSADEGSEAAVERVEKRLGERPLPQIQHIMGWGAGNPEPVKGRYDFEEMDRRIDFVRATGGTPVVTLCCAPDWMKGGKSGADSTDWSQAALETAPEPEHFADYAALAATVAKRYPDVRHFIVWNEFKGFWNNSEARWDYEGYTELYNLVHKALKKVDKDIMVGGPYLVMDSLDPRQKQDASTSLKGPWGAMDQRVLDAFDYWNKNKVGADFVVVDGSSYSKDDDLIPDEFAATDKFTAVSEWVRERSAGLPLWWAEYYVEPADGDDNRHGWSENRRVAVQASGLIGMAKGGATSGFYWNPEEESGECPGCLWTPTDKSDGGQELPMYGLLSRFSEEFPPGTKYETVPVAADDKPNVRVLADDEAVLVVNTLDRKISADIDGQKFDMGAYEVKWLKR encoded by the coding sequence ATGGGACGTCATGGGTGGAATTCGGGGGACCGGCGGTGGCGGCTCACCGCGCTGCTCGGCGTGGGGGCGGCCGTTCTCGCCCTGATCGTGACCCTGCTCAACACGCTTCCCGGGAACGGCGGCAGCACCGCAGGCACCTCGCCCGACGGCGACAAGGTGCACGGCACACCAGCCACTCCCTCCGAGGCCACCGGACCCGACGTGGGCTGGGGCTTCACCCACACCCAGTTCAGCGCGGACGAGGGCAGCGAGGCCGCCGTCGAGCGCGTCGAGAAACGCCTCGGCGAGCGGCCCCTGCCGCAGATCCAGCACATCATGGGCTGGGGTGCCGGCAACCCCGAACCCGTCAAGGGGCGTTACGACTTCGAGGAGATGGACCGGCGCATCGACTTCGTCCGCGCCACCGGCGGGACCCCCGTCGTCACCCTGTGCTGCGCGCCCGACTGGATGAAGGGCGGCAAGTCCGGCGCCGACAGCACCGACTGGAGCCAGGCCGCGCTGGAGACCGCGCCCGAGCCCGAGCATTTCGCGGACTACGCCGCCCTCGCCGCGACCGTCGCCAAGCGCTACCCCGACGTACGGCACTTCATCGTCTGGAACGAGTTCAAGGGCTTCTGGAACAACAGCGAGGCCCGCTGGGACTACGAGGGGTACACCGAGCTGTACAACCTCGTCCACAAGGCCCTGAAGAAGGTCGACAAGGACATCATGGTCGGCGGGCCCTACCTGGTCATGGACAGCCTCGATCCGCGCCAGAAGCAGGACGCCTCGACATCGTTGAAGGGCCCCTGGGGTGCCATGGACCAGCGGGTCCTCGACGCCTTCGACTACTGGAACAAGAACAAGGTCGGCGCCGATTTCGTGGTGGTGGACGGGTCCAGTTACTCCAAGGACGACGATCTGATTCCCGACGAGTTCGCGGCCACCGACAAGTTCACGGCCGTGAGCGAGTGGGTGCGTGAACGCTCCGCCGGTCTGCCGCTGTGGTGGGCCGAGTACTACGTGGAGCCCGCCGACGGTGACGACAACCGCCATGGCTGGTCCGAGAACCGCCGCGTCGCCGTCCAGGCTTCCGGATTGATCGGGATGGCCAAGGGCGGGGCGACCTCCGGGTTCTACTGGAATCCGGAGGAAGAGAGCGGGGAGTGCCCCGGATGCCTGTGGACTCCGACCGACAAGAGCGACGGTGGGCAGGAGTTGCCCATGTACGGGCTGCTGTCCCGGTTCAGCGAGGAGTTCCCACCGGGGACGAAGTACGAGACGGTGCCCGTCGCCGCCGATGACAAGCCCAACGTTCGGGTGCTCGCCGATGACGAGGCTGTGCTCGTCGTCAACACACTCGATCGCAAGATCAGTGCGGACATCGATGGTCAGAAGTTCGATATGGGTGCGTACGAGGTGAAGTGGCTCAAGAGGTGA
- a CDS encoding DUF5925 domain-containing protein yields the protein MSANPHDALPIRLNVDDSDSPSDVVDALFLGRFATGEQPYAHAANIDRVRSGATLLPPGARVLRAARDDDRSATLAEGDGWTVLISRWNRGADVTVTATTAELAEKVLGQATDGAADDPEPQPENVTMGFWYVSPRRGPHRTTRQISAGTWEEVRPNYTAPVADAMDRLMKTTPENIAGRLLLLHGPPGTGKTSALRTLARSWRDWCQVDCVLDPERLFSDVGYLMDIAIGEDDSTGKGRWRLLLLEDCDELIRGEAKHTAGQALSRLLNLTDGLLGQGRNVLVGVTTNEDLERLHPAVVRPGRCLARIEVGALTRAEAVSWLGREEGVGREGATLAELYALRRGTSPTSLPEPRGGADAGLYL from the coding sequence ATGTCTGCCAACCCACACGACGCACTGCCGATCCGGCTCAACGTCGACGACAGCGACTCCCCGTCCGATGTCGTCGACGCGCTGTTCCTCGGCCGTTTCGCGACGGGCGAGCAGCCGTACGCGCACGCGGCGAACATCGACCGGGTACGGTCCGGGGCCACCCTGCTGCCGCCGGGCGCCCGGGTGCTGCGCGCGGCGCGGGACGACGACCGCAGCGCGACCCTCGCCGAGGGCGACGGCTGGACCGTGCTGATCTCCCGCTGGAACCGCGGCGCCGACGTCACGGTCACCGCGACCACCGCCGAGCTGGCGGAGAAGGTGCTCGGCCAGGCCACCGACGGCGCGGCCGACGATCCCGAGCCGCAGCCGGAGAACGTGACGATGGGCTTCTGGTACGTCTCGCCGCGCCGGGGCCCGCACCGTACGACCCGGCAGATCTCGGCGGGCACGTGGGAAGAGGTACGGCCGAACTACACGGCCCCGGTGGCGGACGCGATGGACCGCCTGATGAAGACGACCCCCGAGAACATCGCGGGCCGTCTCCTGCTGCTGCACGGCCCGCCCGGCACGGGCAAGACCTCCGCGCTGCGCACGCTGGCCCGCTCCTGGCGGGACTGGTGCCAGGTGGACTGCGTCCTGGACCCCGAGCGGCTCTTCTCCGACGTCGGCTATCTGATGGACATCGCCATCGGCGAGGACGACTCGACCGGGAAGGGCCGCTGGCGTCTGCTCCTCCTGGAGGACTGCGACGAGCTGATCCGCGGCGAGGCCAAGCACACGGCCGGCCAGGCGCTCTCCCGCCTGCTGAACCTGACGGACGGCCTGCTCGGCCAGGGCCGCAACGTCCTGGTCGGTGTCACCACCAACGAGGACCTGGAGCGCCTCCACCCCGCCGTGGTCCGCCCCGGCCGCTGTCTCGCCCGAATCGAGGTGGGCGCCCTGACCCGCGCGGAGGCGGTGAGCTGGCTGGGCAGGGAGGAGGGTGTCGGTCGCGAGGGCGCGACCCTGGCCGAGCTGTACGCACTGCGTCGCGGCACGTCACCGACGTCCCTGCCGGAGCCGCGGGGCGGAGCGGACGCGGGCCTGTACCTGTAG
- a CDS encoding DUF72 domain-containing protein, protein MTLFVGTSGWQYKDWRGALYPEGCPTRLWLEEYAAHFATVEINNAFYRLPTRENFEAWRERVPGDFVVAVKASRYLTHIKRLRDPEEPVHRLMSHAEGLGDRLGPILLQLPPTLRADAGLLDTCLGRFPSRTRIAVEPRHDSWWTPEVREVLESHGAALCWADVQSRPATPLWRTTDWAYLRFHQGRAHPWPHYGPQALTTWSTRLSDTWPATADMYVYFNNDPHAAAVEDAMTFARAARKAGLNPTRTPERLARA, encoded by the coding sequence ATGACCCTGTTCGTCGGCACATCGGGGTGGCAGTACAAGGACTGGCGGGGCGCCCTCTACCCGGAGGGCTGCCCCACCCGGCTCTGGCTGGAGGAGTACGCGGCCCACTTCGCGACGGTCGAGATCAACAACGCGTTCTACCGCCTGCCGACGCGGGAGAACTTCGAGGCCTGGCGGGAGCGGGTGCCGGGGGACTTCGTGGTCGCGGTGAAGGCGAGCCGGTATCTGACCCACATCAAGCGGCTGCGGGACCCCGAGGAGCCGGTGCACCGCCTGATGAGCCACGCGGAGGGCCTGGGCGACCGCCTGGGCCCGATCCTGCTCCAGCTGCCGCCGACGCTGCGGGCCGACGCGGGGCTCCTGGACACCTGCCTCGGCCGCTTCCCCTCCCGTACCCGGATCGCGGTGGAGCCCCGCCACGACTCCTGGTGGACGCCCGAGGTCCGCGAGGTCCTGGAGTCCCACGGCGCGGCCCTGTGCTGGGCCGACGTCCAGTCCCGCCCCGCGACCCCGCTCTGGCGAACCACCGACTGGGCCTACCTCCGCTTCCACCAGGGCCGAGCCCACCCCTGGCCCCACTACGGCCCCCAAGCCCTGACCACCTGGTCCACCCGCCTCAGCGACACCTGGCCCGCCACCGCCGACATGTACGTCTACTTCAACAACGATCCCCACGCGGCGGCCGTGGAGGACGCGATGACCTTCGCACGGGCGGCGAGAAAGGCGGGCTTGAATCCGACACGAACTCCGGAACGGCTGGCGCGGGCGTAG
- a CDS encoding GntR family transcriptional regulator — translation MTLKIRIVEGAAPYEQVRAQISEQARSGALPVGYRLPTVRGLAERLGLAANTVAKAYRALESDGVIETRGRNGTFVAAAGSAAEREAAVAAGAYAERVRRLGLSEAEALAAARDALRAAYAE, via the coding sequence GTGACCTTGAAGATTCGCATCGTGGAGGGGGCCGCGCCCTACGAGCAGGTGCGCGCCCAGATCTCCGAACAGGCCCGCTCCGGGGCGCTCCCCGTGGGGTACCGGCTGCCCACCGTACGGGGACTCGCCGAGCGGCTCGGGCTCGCCGCCAACACCGTCGCCAAGGCGTATCGCGCGCTGGAGTCGGACGGGGTGATCGAGACGCGGGGCCGCAACGGAACGTTCGTGGCTGCCGCCGGCTCGGCCGCGGAGCGCGAGGCCGCGGTCGCCGCGGGGGCGTACGCCGAGAGGGTGCGCCGGCTGGGGCTCAGCGAGGCGGAGGCGTTGGCAGCGGCCCGCGATGCCCTGCGGGCGGCGTACGCGGAGTAG
- a CDS encoding GNAT family N-acetyltransferase yields the protein MTVIVRDLRTADPADAEAFADVRRRALPFMVSTAESLLHDATHAPPEAHHQRLVAEADGEVIGTAQLDIAHDSPIPGQGNVNVYVHPEHLRRGAGALLVRTAEERLTAVGAKRLLSWVLDTAENRAFAERRGYTASRSAHFLRLDLAHGALPPLGAPPEGVELRTAADFADDPRQLFDLDAETTADEPGDLDAELNDYELWLEETYRHPLLDHALSTVVVVDGTLAAFTAVRTDGRDRYFTGMTGTARAFRGRGLAKLAKNDSLHRARAAGYTEAFTGNDSDNGPMLAVNKWFGYEVCATEVRYVRELG from the coding sequence ATGACAGTGATCGTGCGCGACCTCCGCACCGCCGACCCGGCGGACGCCGAGGCCTTCGCCGACGTACGACGGCGGGCGCTGCCCTTCATGGTCAGCACCGCGGAGTCCCTGCTCCACGACGCCACGCACGCGCCGCCCGAGGCCCATCACCAGCGGCTGGTCGCCGAGGCGGACGGCGAGGTGATCGGCACCGCGCAGCTGGACATCGCCCACGACAGCCCCATACCCGGCCAGGGCAACGTCAACGTGTACGTCCACCCGGAGCACCTGCGCCGGGGCGCGGGCGCTCTGCTGGTGCGCACCGCCGAGGAGCGGTTGACGGCGGTGGGGGCGAAACGGCTGCTCTCATGGGTGCTGGACACCGCGGAGAACCGCGCGTTCGCCGAGCGGCGCGGCTACACGGCCAGCCGCTCCGCCCACTTCCTCCGCCTGGACCTGGCCCACGGCGCCCTCCCCCCGCTCGGGGCCCCGCCCGAGGGCGTCGAACTGCGCACGGCCGCCGACTTCGCCGACGACCCGCGCCAGCTGTTCGACCTGGACGCGGAGACGACGGCGGACGAGCCGGGCGACCTCGACGCGGAGCTGAACGACTACGAACTGTGGTTGGAGGAGACCTATCGCCACCCGCTCCTCGACCACGCGCTGAGCACGGTGGTCGTCGTGGACGGCACGCTCGCCGCGTTCACCGCCGTCCGCACGGACGGCCGGGACCGCTACTTCACCGGTATGACGGGCACCGCCCGCGCCTTCCGCGGCCGGGGCCTCGCCAAGCTGGCCAAGAACGACTCCCTGCACCGCGCCCGCGCCGCCGGCTACACGGAGGCGTTCACCGGCAACGACAGCGACAACGGGCCGATGCTCGCGGTCAACAAGTGGTTCGGCTACGAGGTGTGCGCGACGGAGGTGCGGTATGTCCGCGAACTCGGCTGA
- a CDS encoding DUF402 domain-containing protein, producing MSANSAEAMEELDVVLLKAGRTKIRYPARLLSDDGTRIAVRASWASDGVRDFGFVRFGPGDVFTEYYWRDRWYAVKEVRDARGALKGWYCDITRPATLSGGELVVEDLDLDLWRSADGTTVLRLDEDEFEESGLAESDPEAAAAAVAALDELEAFATVEGGLESLLA from the coding sequence ATGTCCGCGAACTCGGCTGAGGCCATGGAGGAGTTGGACGTCGTCCTGCTCAAGGCGGGCCGCACGAAGATCCGTTACCCCGCGCGGCTGTTGAGCGACGACGGCACCCGGATCGCGGTCCGCGCCTCCTGGGCGAGCGACGGCGTACGGGACTTCGGCTTCGTACGGTTCGGGCCCGGTGATGTCTTCACGGAGTACTACTGGCGCGACCGGTGGTACGCGGTGAAGGAGGTCCGGGACGCGCGGGGCGCGCTGAAGGGCTGGTACTGCGACATCACCCGCCCGGCCACGCTGTCCGGTGGGGAACTCGTCGTGGAGGACCTCGACCTCGACCTGTGGCGCTCCGCGGACGGCACGACCGTACTGCGGCTGGACGAGGACGAGTTCGAGGAGAGCGGGCTCGCGGAGAGCGACCCGGAGGCCGCGGCGGCCGCCGTCGCCGCCCTCGACGAACTCGAGGCGTTCGCCACCGTGGAAGGCGGCCTGGAGTCGCTGCTGGCGTAG
- a CDS encoding class I SAM-dependent methyltransferase, with translation MTNIDDGETSRARETRKNPVADAPAATPDWDAEAAAFDEEPDHGLRDPVVREAWAARLRDWLPGRASDVLDLGCGTGSLSLLATEQGHRVTGVDASPAMVALARGKLAGHPAVFLVGDAAAPPVGEERFDVMLVRHVLWTLPDPGRALSRWCGLLRPGGRLVLVEGVWGTVSPVGIPAERLYGLVAPLVSEAEVVWLGDDSPLWGKKVEDERYAVVARL, from the coding sequence ATGACCAACATCGACGACGGTGAAACCTCCCGAGCCCGTGAAACACGGAAGAACCCGGTGGCAGATGCCCCCGCGGCGACCCCCGACTGGGACGCGGAGGCGGCCGCTTTCGACGAGGAACCCGATCACGGCCTGCGGGATCCCGTCGTCCGGGAGGCCTGGGCGGCCCGGTTGCGCGACTGGCTGCCGGGCCGCGCCTCCGACGTACTCGACCTCGGGTGCGGCACCGGCAGCCTGTCACTCCTCGCGACCGAGCAGGGGCACCGGGTGACCGGGGTCGACGCCTCCCCGGCCATGGTCGCCCTCGCCCGCGGCAAACTCGCCGGGCACCCCGCCGTGTTCCTCGTCGGCGACGCGGCGGCACCACCCGTGGGGGAGGAGCGGTTCGACGTGATGCTCGTGCGCCACGTCCTGTGGACCCTGCCCGACCCGGGGCGCGCCCTGAGCCGCTGGTGCGGACTGCTCCGGCCCGGGGGCCGCCTCGTGCTGGTCGAGGGGGTCTGGGGCACGGTCAGCCCGGTCGGCATACCCGCCGAGCGGCTGTACGGGCTGGTCGCGCCGCTCGTGTCCGAGGCGGAGGTGGTGTGGCTGGGGGACGACTCGCCGCTGTGGGGCAAGAAGGTCGAGGACGAGCGGTACGCGGTGGTGGCCCGTCTCTGA
- a CDS encoding GNAT family N-acetyltransferase, which translates to MTEAPREQTIRVANPADVAAVKAVTDAAYHHYIERIGVVPQPMEADHAANVAAGRVFVTGDPVIGLVVVEAHEDHLFLDNIAVHPDAHGRGVGRRLLEFVDTRARALGLPEVRLYTNALMWENQRIYPKFGYEVVERRVDGPYDRIHYRKRLT; encoded by the coding sequence ATGACGGAGGCGCCGCGCGAGCAGACCATCAGGGTGGCGAACCCCGCCGACGTGGCCGCCGTGAAGGCCGTGACGGACGCCGCGTACCACCACTACATCGAGCGCATCGGTGTGGTGCCGCAGCCCATGGAGGCGGACCACGCGGCGAACGTGGCCGCGGGGCGGGTCTTCGTGACCGGGGACCCGGTGATCGGCCTCGTGGTCGTCGAGGCGCACGAGGACCACCTGTTCCTCGACAACATCGCCGTCCACCCCGACGCCCATGGGCGGGGCGTCGGGCGGCGGCTGCTGGAATTCGTGGACACGCGCGCGCGTGCCCTCGGTCTGCCCGAGGTCAGGCTTTATACGAACGCCCTGATGTGGGAGAACCAGAGGATCTACCCGAAGTTCGGGTACGAGGTCGTGGAGCGTCGCGTGGACGGGCCCTACGACCGGATCCACTACCGCAAGAGGCTCACCTGA
- a CDS encoding dienelactone hydrolase family protein, with protein MTAVRGTSVDITTEDGIADAYLVHPDDDAPHPAVLFYMDAFGLRPRLRAMADRLAGAGYTVLVPNVFYRSGRTPVFDLPEFIDPGARPELWGQIMPVMRALTPEPALRDAAAYLGWLADSPQAAAGPVGITGYCMGARLALHTAGAFPERVAAAAGFHGGGLATDAPDSPHLAVPRITGEVYFGHADQDPSLPPEQIDLLDKTLTEAGVRHRTEGYTGASHGYTQADTAAYDAEATERHWTALLDLLDRTLTRPRS; from the coding sequence ATGACCGCTGTGCGGGGAACATCCGTGGACATCACCACCGAGGACGGCATCGCCGACGCCTACCTGGTCCACCCCGACGACGACGCCCCGCATCCGGCCGTCCTGTTCTACATGGACGCGTTCGGGCTGCGACCGCGTCTGAGGGCGATGGCCGACCGGCTGGCCGGTGCCGGGTACACGGTCCTCGTACCCAATGTCTTCTACCGGTCGGGACGGACCCCGGTGTTCGACCTGCCCGAGTTCATCGACCCGGGCGCGCGTCCGGAGCTGTGGGGGCAGATCATGCCTGTCATGCGGGCGCTGACGCCGGAGCCCGCGCTGCGGGACGCGGCGGCGTATCTGGGGTGGCTGGCCGACAGCCCGCAGGCCGCCGCCGGGCCCGTCGGGATCACGGGCTACTGCATGGGCGCCCGGCTGGCCCTGCACACCGCCGGCGCCTTCCCGGAGCGGGTCGCCGCCGCGGCCGGGTTCCACGGCGGGGGCCTGGCGACCGACGCCCCGGACAGCCCGCATCTGGCGGTGCCCCGGATCACCGGCGAGGTGTACTTCGGCCACGCCGACCAGGATCCGTCCCTGCCGCCGGAGCAGATCGACCTGCTCGACAAGACCCTCACCGAGGCGGGCGTCCGCCACCGCACCGAGGGCTACACGGGCGCGTCCCACGGCTACACCCAGGCCGACACCGCCGCCTACGACGCCGAGGCGACGGAACGCCACTGGACGGCCTTGCTGGACCTCCTGGACCGCACCCTCACGCGGCCCCGCTCATGA
- a CDS encoding esterase/lipase family protein — protein sequence MLPWKRLLRPLAALLLAAGVTVVPATAAEAADEAAAPSGRGWNDYSCKPSSAHPRPVVLVHGTLANSVDNWLGLAPYLVNRGYCVYSLDYGQLPGVAFFNGLGPVDKSAGQLDAFVDKVLAATGAAEADLVGHSQGGMMPRYYLKFLGGAAKVNALVGIAPSNHGTTLGGLTELLEYFPGAGDLLSTATPALADQVAGSAFMTKLNAGGDTVPGVTYTVLATKYDEVVTPYRSQFLNGPNVRNILIQDLCALDLSEHAAIGLLDRIAFHEVANALDPAHATPTTCLSAVG from the coding sequence ATGCTGCCCTGGAAACGACTGCTCAGACCGCTGGCCGCCCTGCTCCTCGCCGCCGGAGTCACCGTCGTCCCCGCCACCGCCGCCGAGGCGGCCGACGAAGCCGCCGCTCCGAGTGGGAGAGGCTGGAACGACTACTCCTGCAAGCCCTCCAGCGCCCACCCCCGCCCCGTCGTCCTCGTCCACGGAACGCTCGCCAACTCCGTCGACAACTGGCTGGGCCTCGCGCCGTACCTGGTGAACCGCGGCTACTGCGTCTACTCCCTCGACTACGGGCAACTCCCCGGCGTCGCCTTCTTCAACGGGCTCGGTCCGGTCGACAAGTCGGCGGGGCAACTCGACGCCTTCGTCGACAAGGTGCTCGCCGCGACCGGCGCCGCCGAGGCCGACCTCGTCGGTCACTCGCAGGGCGGCATGATGCCCCGCTACTACCTCAAGTTCCTCGGCGGAGCCGCGAAGGTGAACGCCCTCGTCGGCATCGCGCCCTCCAACCACGGCACCACGCTGGGCGGCCTCACCGAACTCCTCGAGTACTTCCCCGGCGCCGGTGACCTGCTGTCCACCGCGACCCCGGCCCTCGCCGACCAGGTGGCCGGATCCGCCTTCATGACCAAGCTCAACGCGGGCGGCGACACCGTCCCGGGCGTCACCTACACGGTCCTCGCCACCAAGTACGACGAGGTGGTCACGCCGTACCGGTCCCAGTTCCTGAACGGGCCGAACGTCCGCAACATCCTCATCCAGGACCTCTGCGCGCTCGATCTCTCCGAACACGCGGCGATCGGACTCCTCGACCGCATCGCCTTCCACGAGGTCGCCAACGCCCTCGACCCGGCCCACGCCACCCCGACGACCTGTCTCTCGGCCGTCGGCTGA
- a CDS encoding MarR family winged helix-turn-helix transcriptional regulator, translating into MQNSEALTLTFALLAAAGDLTRRIDEGVVARGFEVRPVHGFAFTRLAPDGATVTDLAVHLGVTKQAASQLVDELVRKGYVERRPHPEDARARLVVLTERGWACTRAAEEAAAEAVEEWARLLGGEGEMRALRDQLLRIAPYGPIRPAW; encoded by the coding sequence GTGCAGAACTCCGAAGCCCTGACCCTGACCTTCGCCCTGCTCGCCGCCGCCGGTGATCTGACGCGGCGTATCGACGAGGGTGTCGTCGCCCGTGGCTTCGAGGTGCGGCCCGTGCACGGGTTCGCGTTCACCCGGCTCGCCCCGGACGGTGCGACGGTCACCGATCTCGCCGTTCATCTCGGGGTGACCAAGCAGGCCGCGAGTCAGCTCGTCGACGAGCTCGTGCGCAAGGGGTATGTCGAGCGCCGGCCGCATCCGGAGGACGCTCGGGCCCGGCTGGTCGTGCTGACCGAGCGGGGGTGGGCCTGCACCCGGGCGGCGGAGGAGGCGGCGGCCGAGGCGGTCGAGGAATGGGCCCGGCTGCTCGGCGGGGAGGGTGAAATGCGGGCGTTGCGCGACCAGTTGCTGCGCATCGCTCCCTACGGCCCCATTCGGCCCGCCTGGTGA
- a CDS encoding cupin domain-containing protein — protein MPVVRSSEAVVHEIHGARFVSYATPRTGSKELAAWRGEVPPGTRAPAHTVSKEEILHLLSGELLVTLDGRTDRVAAGDTLIINAGATLAVENPTTETAVTWVTTSLGLEAELADGTQIVPPWAN, from the coding sequence ATGCCCGTCGTCCGCTCGTCCGAAGCCGTCGTCCACGAGATCCACGGCGCCCGCTTCGTCTCGTACGCCACTCCCCGCACCGGCAGCAAGGAGCTGGCCGCCTGGCGGGGCGAGGTCCCGCCGGGGACCAGGGCGCCCGCGCACACCGTCAGCAAGGAGGAGATCCTTCATCTGCTCAGCGGCGAGCTGCTGGTCACGCTCGACGGGCGTACCGACCGCGTCGCCGCAGGCGACACTCTGATCATCAATGCGGGCGCGACCCTCGCCGTCGAGAACCCGACGACGGAGACCGCCGTCACCTGGGTCACCACCTCCCTCGGCCTGGAGGCGGAGCTGGCCGACGGCACGCAGATCGTGCCCCCGTGGGCCAACTGA
- a CDS encoding DNA polymerase Y family protein — protein MTILCVRFQLPPGCEAALPGLLGLIEDVTPVVEALPPDGALADLRGAERYFGRDAEELARLIRVRALALYGIDCVIGAGPGPLLARLALGAAAPGSPCAVPEDLVVDFLAELPVRALPGVGTATARTLCEYGLDTLGGVAGAPLSTLQRLVGARTGRELHEKANGVDRGRVVPNAVARSLATEQAFPYDELNPDRHRRALLAATEELGSRLRALEKVCGTLTLTVRYADLPHSRTGSSGGTPISTTRTRTLKEPTAHSPALTSVAYGMYDSLGLQRARVRAIALRAEDLAPAEQASHQLTFDPADEKARRIEEVADRARAKFGPHAVMPGTLAA, from the coding sequence ATGACCATCCTCTGCGTACGTTTCCAGCTGCCGCCGGGGTGCGAGGCGGCCCTGCCCGGGCTGTTGGGCCTGATCGAGGACGTCACCCCGGTCGTGGAGGCGCTGCCGCCCGACGGGGCACTGGCCGATCTGCGGGGCGCCGAACGGTACTTCGGCCGGGACGCCGAGGAGCTGGCCCGGCTGATCCGGGTCCGCGCCCTCGCGCTGTACGGCATCGACTGTGTGATCGGTGCCGGGCCCGGACCGCTGCTGGCGCGGCTGGCGCTGGGGGCGGCGGCGCCCGGGTCGCCGTGCGCGGTCCCCGAGGACCTCGTCGTGGACTTCCTCGCCGAACTGCCCGTCCGCGCGCTGCCCGGCGTCGGCACAGCGACCGCCCGCACGCTCTGCGAGTACGGCCTCGACACCCTCGGCGGGGTCGCCGGCGCGCCCCTGTCCACGCTCCAGCGCCTGGTCGGCGCGAGGACCGGCCGGGAACTGCACGAGAAGGCGAACGGTGTCGACCGCGGCCGGGTGGTCCCGAACGCCGTCGCGCGCTCCCTCGCCACCGAACAGGCGTTCCCCTACGACGAGTTGAACCCGGACCGGCATCGCCGCGCCCTGCTCGCCGCCACCGAGGAACTGGGCTCCCGGCTGCGCGCCCTGGAGAAGGTCTGCGGCACCCTGACCCTCACCGTCCGCTACGCCGACCTCCCCCACTCTCGAACAGGCTCGAGCGGGGGGACCCCCATCTCGACGACCCGCACCCGCACCCTCAAGGAACCGACCGCCCACTCGCCGGCGCTGACCTCGGTGGCCTACGGCATGTACGACTCCCTCGGACTCCAGCGCGCCCGCGTCCGCGCGATCGCCCTGCGCGCCGAGGACCTCGCCCCCGCCGAACAGGCCTCCCACCAGCTCACCTTCGACCCCGCCGACGAGAAGGCCCGCCGCATCGAGGAGGTCGCCGACCGGGCCCGCGCGAAGTTCGGCCCGCATGCGGTGATGCCGGGGACGCTGGCCGCGTAA